Proteins encoded by one window of Magnetococcales bacterium:
- the dusB gene encoding tRNA dihydrouridine synthase DusB codes for MPNINALTPWFANIRGTPLLLAPMAGITDGPFRLLAHQAGADLTISEMVASQAMIRQVKGCHSKIACLDRDVPLVVQIAGADPEVMATVARMHVDLGAAMIDINMGCPVRKIVKNGAGAALMRDEILAGRIMEKVVRAVAVPVTVKTRLGWDADHLNGLQIARIAEASGIHWVTIHGRTRAQMYSGQADWQQIATIKRHLTIPVIGNGDITTPEMAAHCLATSGVDALMIGRGALGRPWIFRQIRHFLHTGSHLPGPTLAELQQIVLDHFEALLEFHGPLTGNLLARKHLAWYSRGLSGSAAFRQEINHTADAAATRTAIHRFFASHTDRAA; via the coding sequence ATGCCCAATATAAATGCACTCACCCCCTGGTTTGCCAATATAAGAGGCACTCCGCTGCTCCTGGCCCCCATGGCCGGGATCACGGACGGGCCATTTCGTCTTTTGGCCCACCAAGCGGGCGCGGATCTGACCATTTCGGAGATGGTGGCCTCACAAGCCATGATCCGGCAGGTCAAGGGGTGCCACAGCAAGATAGCCTGTTTGGACAGGGATGTCCCGCTTGTCGTGCAAATTGCCGGAGCGGACCCGGAGGTGATGGCCACGGTGGCCCGCATGCACGTCGATCTGGGGGCCGCCATGATCGACATCAACATGGGGTGTCCGGTCCGCAAAATTGTCAAAAACGGTGCCGGGGCAGCCCTCATGCGCGATGAAATCCTGGCCGGGCGGATCATGGAAAAAGTGGTCCGGGCCGTTGCGGTCCCCGTGACCGTCAAAACGCGCCTCGGCTGGGATGCCGACCACCTGAACGGCCTGCAAATCGCCCGGATTGCCGAGGCCAGCGGCATTCACTGGGTGACGATTCATGGCCGCACCCGGGCACAAATGTACAGTGGTCAGGCCGACTGGCAACAGATCGCCACCATCAAACGCCACCTGACCATCCCCGTGATCGGCAATGGCGACATCACGACCCCGGAAATGGCGGCCCATTGTCTGGCCACAAGCGGTGTCGATGCCCTGATGATCGGGCGGGGTGCCCTGGGACGACCCTGGATATTCCGTCAGATCAGGCATTTTCTGCACACCGGTTCACACCTGCCCGGTCCGACCCTTGCCGAACTCCAACAAATTGTCCTCGACCATTTCGAGGCGCTTCTGGAATTTCATGGTCCACTCACCGGCAATCTTCTGGCCCGCAAGCATCTGGCCTGGTACAGCCGGGGCCTTTCGGGCAGCGCCGCCTTTCGCCAGGAGATCAACCATACGGCGGACGCGGCGGCCACCCGCACCGCCATACACCGTTTTTTTGCCTCCCATACGGATCGAGCTGCATGA
- a CDS encoding flagellin FliC, whose protein sequence is MAISINTNIGALSAQKNLSTAAGRLSQSFERLSSGLRVNSSRDDAAGLAIASGLTLQIRGANTASRNVNDVISVLQIAEGALDETTNALQRMRELAVQASSMTLTTTDRTSLNSEFTQLLSEVDRIGKNVQYNGRNLLTGSFNAVQIQVGVYSGQIVSATILSATATGLCSALAGITGDGSQAMSAITILDNAIASVSTIRATIGSLQNRFESVVATLANQVVNTESARSRIMDADIAVETSNLTRNSILQQAAASILAQANQAPQVALTLLGGR, encoded by the coding sequence ATGGCGATTTCCATCAACACCAACATTGGAGCACTGTCAGCACAGAAAAATCTGAGTACTGCTGCCGGAAGACTGTCCCAGTCGTTTGAAAGATTGTCCTCTGGTTTACGGGTCAATTCATCCAGGGACGATGCTGCAGGATTGGCGATTGCTTCCGGGTTGACGCTCCAGATTCGGGGGGCAAACACGGCGTCACGCAATGTCAACGATGTCATCTCGGTCCTTCAGATCGCCGAAGGTGCCCTGGATGAAACCACGAATGCCTTGCAAAGAATGCGGGAGCTGGCCGTCCAGGCGTCGTCCATGACCTTGACGACAACGGATCGCACAAGCCTGAATTCGGAATTTACCCAACTCCTGTCCGAAGTGGATCGGATCGGGAAAAATGTCCAATATAATGGAAGAAATCTCCTGACCGGATCATTCAATGCCGTCCAGATCCAGGTTGGGGTCTACAGTGGGCAGATTGTGTCTGCCACCATTCTGAGTGCCACGGCAACCGGGTTGTGTTCGGCCTTGGCAGGCATCACGGGTGATGGTTCCCAGGCCATGTCGGCCATCACGATTCTGGATAATGCCATCGCCAGCGTGTCCACCATCCGGGCTACCATCGGGTCATTGCAAAACCGGTTTGAATCCGTGGTGGCAACGTTGGCAAACCAGGTGGTCAATACCGAATCTGCCCGTTCCAGAATCATGGATGCAGACATTGCGGTGGAAACCTCAAACCTGACGCGCAATTCCATTCTCCAACAGGCCGCAGCCTCGATTCTGGCCCAGGCAAACCAGGCACCCCAGGTGGCGTTGACACTGCTCGGTGGTCGATAA
- a CDS encoding YihA family ribosome biogenesis GTP-binding protein: protein MAENYHAEFVVGAVQAAQFPADNLPEIAFVGRSNVGKSTLLNRLVGRHKLARVSRTPGCTREINFFRVQEKWWFVDLPGYGYAQVPRQRRGGWQHTIGAYLEARREVRAVVVLLDARRGMTDLDRNMLTWLQELGIAWQPVVTKMDKLSGNKQRQAMTALATELTRIGGFSLGSVVACSALTGTGIDTLRERLAGLLND from the coding sequence ATGGCGGAAAATTATCACGCGGAGTTTGTCGTCGGTGCCGTGCAGGCGGCCCAGTTTCCGGCGGATAATTTGCCGGAAATCGCCTTTGTAGGGCGTTCCAATGTCGGCAAATCGACGTTGTTGAACCGGTTGGTGGGGCGGCACAAGCTGGCGCGGGTCAGTCGCACGCCTGGTTGCACCCGGGAGATCAATTTTTTTCGTGTTCAGGAGAAATGGTGGTTTGTGGATTTGCCGGGCTATGGGTATGCGCAGGTTCCCCGGCAGCGGCGCGGGGGGTGGCAACACACCATTGGTGCCTATCTGGAAGCCAGACGGGAAGTGCGCGCCGTGGTGGTGCTTCTGGATGCGCGGCGGGGGATGACCGATCTGGATCGGAACATGTTGACCTGGCTCCAGGAGTTGGGAATCGCCTGGCAGCCGGTGGTGACCAAGATGGATAAACTCTCCGGCAACAAACAGCGTCAGGCCATGACGGCACTGGCAACAGAATTGACCCGGATTGGTGGGTTTTCTTTGGGGTCTGTCGTGGCCTGCTCGGCCTTGACCGGTACGGGAATCGATACGTTGCGGGAACGATTGGCAGGCTTGTTGAATGATTGA
- the ntrC gene encoding nitrogen regulation protein NR(I), with product MNDSSTKTILVADDDPSIRFVLEHALVRAGFHVDCFESGDKLLEHLHHAGADLIITDIVMPSGSGLDLLKTIRARHPALPVIVITAQSTLRNAVQAFERGAFEYLPKPFDINALVDLVNRAMAHSQPVPEHRENNESDRFGGIIGSSMAMQELFRIIGRLANSEMTVLIHGESGTGKELVARAIHASSPRRDHPFTAINMAAIPRSLIESELFGHEKGAFTGAISRRPGHFEQARGGSLFLDEIGDMPMEAQTRLLRVLQDGTYSQVGSTQTMHSDVRIIAASHQDLPAAISAGRFREDLFYRLNVIPIHVPSLRSRREDIPRLADYFLGRAAKEHGLSRKRLAPDTLDRLLAHSWPGNVRELENLIHRLMVLVPDEVIQPGHLDLPKPKHPNMPANTFEAATPLHTAALPSSTPVTWPPDSAASPTPPHAAASPAFPPANLPEVPLQLAIHRELDRFFASLNGLPPANLYAFILRLVEEPLLQRVLQETRGNQVRAAQILGINRNTLRKKIQELGILPKQ from the coding sequence ATGAACGACAGTTCTACCAAAACCATTCTGGTTGCCGATGACGACCCTTCGATCCGTTTTGTGCTGGAACATGCCCTGGTCCGCGCCGGCTTTCACGTCGATTGTTTCGAAAGCGGCGACAAACTCCTGGAGCATCTGCACCACGCGGGAGCCGACCTGATCATCACCGATATCGTCATGCCTTCCGGTTCAGGATTGGATCTCCTCAAAACCATCAGGGCCAGGCATCCGGCCCTGCCCGTGATCGTCATCACGGCCCAATCCACCCTGCGTAATGCGGTCCAGGCCTTTGAACGCGGGGCCTTTGAATATCTGCCCAAACCGTTCGACATCAATGCCCTGGTGGATCTGGTCAACCGGGCCATGGCCCATTCCCAGCCGGTACCCGAGCATCGCGAAAACAACGAATCGGATCGCTTCGGGGGAATCATCGGTTCATCCATGGCGATGCAGGAGCTGTTTCGGATCATCGGGCGTCTGGCCAATTCGGAAATGACGGTATTGATTCACGGCGAATCCGGCACCGGCAAGGAGCTGGTCGCCCGTGCCATTCATGCCAGCAGCCCCCGCCGCGATCATCCATTCACGGCCATCAACATGGCCGCCATTCCGCGCAGTCTGATCGAGAGCGAATTGTTCGGGCACGAAAAAGGGGCTTTTACAGGTGCCATATCCCGGCGTCCCGGTCACTTCGAGCAGGCCCGTGGCGGATCTTTGTTTCTGGACGAAATCGGCGACATGCCCATGGAGGCCCAGACCCGCCTGCTCCGCGTCCTCCAGGATGGCACCTATTCACAGGTGGGCAGCACCCAGACCATGCACAGCGATGTGCGCATCATCGCCGCATCCCATCAGGATCTTCCCGCCGCCATCAGTGCCGGACGCTTCCGGGAAGATTTGTTTTACCGTCTGAATGTCATTCCCATTCATGTGCCGTCCCTGCGCTCCCGTCGGGAAGACATTCCCCGTCTGGCCGACTATTTTCTGGGCAGGGCGGCAAAGGAACATGGACTCTCCCGCAAGCGGCTTGCCCCGGATACCCTGGATCGTCTGCTGGCCCACTCCTGGCCCGGCAATGTGCGCGAACTGGAAAATCTCATCCACCGGCTGATGGTTCTGGTCCCGGACGAGGTGATTCAACCCGGCCATCTCGACCTGCCCAAACCCAAACACCCGAATATGCCGGCCAACACGTTCGAAGCCGCCACCCCGCTGCACACGGCTGCACTCCCCTCCTCCACCCCTGTGACCTGGCCTCCAGACTCTGCCGCATCCCCCACCCCTCCCCACGCTGCCGCATCCCCTGCTTTTCCGCCTGCCAATCTTCCGGAAGTTCCTTTGCAACTGGCCATCCACAGGGAACTCGACCGGTTTTTTGCCTCCCTGAACGGTTTGCCACCGGCCAATCTGTATGCATTCATTTTGCGTCTGGTCGAAGAGCCGCTGTTGCAACGGGTTTTGCAGGAGACCCGGGGCAATCAGGTCAGGGCGGCCCAGATACTGGGCATCAATCGCAACACCCTGCGCAAAAAAATTCAGGAACTGGGAATTTTACCCAAACAGTGA
- a CDS encoding VOC family protein: protein MSAYGLTFHHFGLAVTKKERAQKFLRDLGYTLGTEVHDPLQKVRLCMATHPAMPAVELIAKADETGPLEQILQSSTERIYHLCYQTNDLPQTLAAIKQDGHRLLCISQTKPAILFEGRGVAFYVVSGFGLIEFLVT, encoded by the coding sequence ATGAGCGCCTATGGTTTGACATTCCACCATTTCGGTTTGGCCGTGACCAAAAAGGAACGGGCCCAAAAATTTTTGCGCGACCTGGGCTATACCCTGGGAACGGAAGTTCACGATCCCCTGCAAAAAGTCCGACTCTGCATGGCGACGCATCCCGCCATGCCAGCCGTGGAACTCATTGCCAAAGCCGACGAAACCGGTCCCCTGGAGCAGATTTTACAAAGTTCGACGGAGCGGATCTATCACCTCTGCTATCAGACCAACGACCTGCCCCAAACCCTGGCCGCCATCAAGCAGGATGGTCACCGGCTCTTGTGCATCTCACAGACCAAACCGGCCATCCTTTTCGAAGGCAGAGGGGTGGCATTTTATGTTGTATCGGGATTTGGATTGATTGAATTTCTCGTGACCTGA
- a CDS encoding flagellin FliC, whose translation MSISINTNVGALAAQQNLGVSSAKLARTFERLSSGLRVNSSRDDAAGLAIASGLTSQIRGYNMASRNANDSISLLQVAEGSLDETSNALQRMRELAVQASNGLLTTTDRENLNVEFAQLRSEVERIGYNTKYNGISLLQGQYSMQIQVGAFEGQMVSIGVFSATASCLCSAKASIGGDGSAAMAAVTLLDGAITSVATMRASIGSLQSRLESVVATLSAQELNTESARSRIMDADVAGETSALTRDSILQQAAASILAQANQSPQVAMTLLGR comes from the coding sequence ATGTCAATTTCCATCAACACCAACGTGGGAGCTTTGGCTGCACAGCAAAATTTGGGAGTCTCTTCAGCAAAACTTGCGAGAACCTTTGAAAGATTGTCGTCCGGCTTGCGGGTCAATTCATCCAGAGATGATGCTGCCGGTCTGGCGATTGCCTCGGGGCTGACATCGCAGATCCGCGGGTACAATATGGCCTCGCGGAATGCCAATGACAGCATTTCCCTGCTCCAGGTTGCGGAAGGGTCATTGGATGAAACGTCCAATGCCTTGCAACGGATGAGGGAGCTGGCTGTCCAGGCATCCAATGGTTTGTTGACCACAACAGATCGAGAAAATTTGAATGTGGAGTTTGCACAACTGCGCTCGGAAGTGGAACGCATCGGTTACAACACCAAGTATAACGGGATTTCACTTTTGCAGGGCCAGTACTCCATGCAGATTCAGGTTGGGGCCTTTGAAGGACAAATGGTGTCCATCGGTGTTTTCAGTGCGACGGCATCCTGTCTGTGTTCGGCAAAGGCATCCATTGGTGGTGACGGTTCGGCAGCCATGGCTGCGGTCACCCTGCTGGATGGTGCAATAACCAGTGTAGCCACCATGCGCGCCTCAATCGGTTCCCTGCAGAGCCGATTGGAGTCGGTGGTTGCGACATTGTCAGCCCAGGAACTGAACACCGAATCCGCCCGTTCCAGGATCATGGATGCGGATGTCGCAGGAGAAACATCGGCTTTGACACGCGATTCGATCTTGCAACAGGCTGCGGCATCCATTCTGGCACAGGCCAATCAATCACCCCAGGTGGCCATGACGTTATTGGGGAGATGA
- a CDS encoding PAS domain-containing protein — protein sequence MNSFFSPATLCDQIDLGLIAVDQEGVVRHVNSATERLLGKTRQRLLGEPLDRLLPGHPLALDLLTRAQTLAMPCRLRHARIHLGPMQELTVSLTACPLRTPTGDIIGAILQLEEIGAVERLEAGQRRNEALDSLGTMVMTVAHEVKNPLAGIRGAAQLVELECTHPATRDYTQLIRAEVDRITRLLDRLLGLAEDHPLQPQEINIHEVLNHVLDLAEKNPPQPQRDYDPSLPLLRGDRDALIQLFLNLVKNAQEAAGPQGQVRIHTRFAHAVRMAQGRRGHHVAVEVVDDGPGIPEEMQNRIFLPFVTTRKQGTGLGLAIVQKIINDHDGMVEVKSHPGQTLFRVLLPVTN from the coding sequence ATGAACTCTTTTTTTTCTCCCGCGACACTGTGTGACCAGATTGATCTGGGCTTGATTGCCGTGGACCAGGAGGGGGTGGTGCGCCATGTCAACAGTGCCACGGAGCGATTGTTGGGCAAGACCCGGCAGCGGTTGCTGGGAGAGCCTCTGGATCGCCTGTTGCCTGGACATCCCCTGGCCCTGGACCTGCTGACCCGTGCCCAAACATTGGCCATGCCCTGCCGACTCCGCCATGCCCGCATCCATCTCGGCCCCATGCAGGAATTGACCGTCTCGCTGACGGCCTGCCCATTGCGCACCCCAACCGGGGATATCATCGGGGCCATTCTGCAACTGGAGGAGATTGGTGCCGTCGAACGCCTGGAAGCCGGGCAACGGCGCAACGAGGCCCTGGATTCTTTGGGTACCATGGTCATGACCGTGGCCCACGAGGTGAAAAATCCCCTGGCCGGCATCCGGGGTGCCGCACAACTCGTCGAGCTGGAATGTACCCACCCCGCCACCCGTGATTATACCCAACTGATCCGGGCCGAGGTGGACCGCATCACCCGTCTGTTGGACCGCCTTCTGGGCCTGGCAGAAGATCACCCCCTGCAACCCCAGGAAATCAACATTCACGAAGTATTGAATCATGTTCTTGACCTGGCAGAGAAAAACCCGCCACAACCGCAGCGCGACTACGACCCCTCCCTGCCCCTGCTCCGGGGTGACCGGGATGCGTTGATCCAACTGTTCCTGAACCTCGTCAAAAATGCCCAGGAAGCCGCCGGACCCCAGGGGCAGGTACGGATTCATACCCGATTTGCCCATGCCGTGCGCATGGCACAGGGACGACGGGGGCATCATGTCGCCGTGGAAGTTGTCGATGATGGACCGGGCATTCCGGAAGAGATGCAAAACCGCATTTTTCTTCCCTTTGTGACCACGCGCAAACAGGGAACCGGTTTGGGATTGGCCATCGTGCAAAAAATCATCAACGATCATGACGGCATGGTGGAGGTGAAAAGTCATCCGGGACAAACCCTGTTCCGGGTTTTGTTACCCGTAACCAACTAA